The following are from one region of the Actinoplanes sp. L3-i22 genome:
- a CDS encoding cupin domain-containing protein, with the protein MSSYFKVVPEVSAPSAAASPDKFDGGVWQADILARQRPDGLRGNRFSYAPGGRSHWHVHTGEQALVVVSGRGLIQWEGLAEPIVLGPGDWVHVEPGVPHWHGATDDSTFVHLAVTATGETEWGDPVT; encoded by the coding sequence ATGAGCTCCTACTTCAAGGTCGTCCCGGAGGTGTCGGCACCGTCCGCGGCGGCCTCCCCGGACAAGTTCGACGGCGGCGTCTGGCAGGCCGACATCCTCGCCCGGCAACGGCCCGACGGCCTGCGCGGCAACCGCTTCTCGTACGCGCCGGGCGGCCGCTCCCACTGGCACGTCCACACCGGTGAGCAGGCGCTGGTCGTGGTCTCCGGCCGCGGACTGATCCAATGGGAGGGCCTGGCGGAGCCGATCGTCCTCGGCCCGGGCGACTGGGTGCACGTCGAGCCCGGCGTCCCGCACTGGCACGGCGCCACCGACGACAGCACGTTCGTCCACCTCGCGGTCACCGCCACCGGCGAGACCGAGTGGGGCGACCCGGTCACCTGA
- a CDS encoding excalibur calcium-binding domain-containing protein has protein sequence MLDKIARGLLVGALAFAGATAVTVTPAQAAAKTYKNCTALNKVYKHGVGKKGAKDKVRGTTKKVTNFKVSNALYQANKKSDRDKDGIACEKR, from the coding sequence ATGCTCGACAAGATCGCGCGAGGTCTGCTGGTCGGCGCGCTCGCGTTCGCGGGCGCCACGGCCGTCACCGTCACCCCGGCCCAGGCGGCGGCGAAGACGTACAAGAACTGCACCGCCCTGAACAAGGTGTACAAGCACGGCGTGGGCAAGAAGGGCGCCAAGGACAAGGTTCGGGGCACCACGAAGAAGGTCACCAACTTCAAGGTGTCGAACGCGCTCTACCAGGCGAACAAGAAGTCCGACCGGGACAAGGACGGCATCGCCTGCGAGAAGCGCTGA
- a CDS encoding Dps family protein, whose translation MPPRKRATATTATSPSYTVPGVKPDVAGEVIAVLQERLNALNDLALTLKHVHWNVVGPHFIAVHQMLDPQVDSVREMVDAIAERIATLGGSPVGTPGALVAHRTWDDYSIGRADTNSHLAALDIVYSGVIESHRAAIEKTDEPDPVTQDLLIGQAGKLEQYHWFVRAHLENAQGVLSTAGVHDEKTAAKRGKR comes from the coding sequence ATGCCACCGCGCAAGCGAGCGACAGCCACCACCGCCACGAGCCCGAGCTACACGGTGCCCGGGGTCAAGCCCGACGTCGCGGGTGAGGTCATCGCGGTGCTGCAGGAGCGGCTCAACGCGCTCAACGATCTCGCGCTGACGCTCAAACACGTGCACTGGAATGTGGTCGGCCCACATTTCATCGCCGTGCACCAGATGCTCGACCCGCAGGTCGACTCGGTCCGCGAAATGGTGGACGCGATCGCCGAGCGGATCGCCACGCTGGGCGGATCCCCGGTCGGCACGCCGGGCGCACTGGTCGCCCATCGCACCTGGGACGACTACTCGATCGGCCGGGCCGACACGAACTCGCACCTGGCCGCGCTGGACATCGTCTACAGCGGCGTGATCGAGTCGCACCGGGCGGCGATCGAGAAGACCGACGAGCCGGATCCGGTGACGCAGGATCTGCTGATCGGCCAGGCGGGCAAGCTGGAGCAGTATCACTGGTTCGTCCGGGCCCACCTGGAGAACGCTCAGGGGGTGCTGTCGACGGCCGGCGTGCACGACGAGAAAACCGCCGCCAAACGCGGCAAGCGCTGA
- a CDS encoding lysophospholipase, producing the protein MDSVRFLADSSSDGVRERDFIVGEIPGVLWSPAVAGGPTPLVLMGHGGGQHKKTPAQVARARDNVVKWGFSVVAIDAPGHGDRPRRAVDDQARAELRQAMTDGDSAGVASVSARYGATLAEQAVPEWQLILKVFQDLPEIGPEAPIGYGGGITLGTGIGIPLVAAEPRIRAAIFGGGFVVGESLIEAARRITVPVQFLLPWDDQHVDRQSALDLFDAFGSAEKTLHANPGDHRNIRWYGLDEAFLSRHL; encoded by the coding sequence ATGGATTCTGTACGTTTCCTCGCCGACTCCTCGTCGGACGGGGTCCGCGAGCGTGACTTCATCGTCGGCGAGATCCCCGGCGTTCTCTGGTCACCGGCCGTCGCCGGCGGTCCCACCCCGCTGGTCCTGATGGGTCACGGTGGCGGGCAGCACAAGAAGACGCCGGCCCAGGTGGCCCGGGCCCGGGACAACGTGGTCAAGTGGGGCTTCAGCGTGGTCGCGATCGACGCGCCGGGGCACGGCGATCGCCCGCGCCGGGCCGTGGACGATCAGGCCCGCGCCGAGCTGCGGCAGGCGATGACGGACGGGGACTCCGCCGGTGTCGCGTCGGTGAGCGCCCGCTACGGGGCGACGCTGGCGGAGCAGGCCGTACCCGAATGGCAATTGATCTTGAAGGTTTTTCAGGATCTTCCGGAGATCGGGCCGGAGGCGCCGATCGGGTACGGCGGTGGGATCACGCTCGGCACCGGGATCGGGATTCCGCTGGTCGCGGCCGAGCCCCGGATCCGGGCGGCGATCTTCGGTGGCGGGTTCGTGGTCGGTGAGTCGCTGATCGAGGCGGCGCGCAGGATCACCGTGCCGGTGCAGTTCCTGCTGCCGTGGGACGACCAGCACGTGGACCGGCAGTCGGCGCTGGACCTGTTCGACGCGTTCGGCTCGGCGGAGAAGACGCTGCACGCCAACCCGGGCGATCACCGCAACATCCGGTGGTACGGCCTCGACGAGGCGTTCCTGTCCCGGCACCTGTAA
- a CDS encoding polysaccharide lyase family 1 protein has product MRKTRFIAVAGTAVAAGAIAIALPLPQASAAVAGSASGFATQNGGTTGGAGGTTVRATTGTQIHQALCGRASASTPIIIEVTGTINHGNTTKVSGDSCNTAADKIELKDISNVTIVGVGGAVFDQLGIHLRNASNIIIQNVTVQNVKKSGSPTSNGGDAIGMETDVHNVWVDHATLIASGGEDAGYDGLFDMKDNTNYVTLSYSILRNSGRGGLVGSSDSDLANGPITFHHNWYENIDSRTPLLRGATAHIYNNYYHSLNESGINPRAGGKAKVDNNYFQDSKDVLGTFYTDLPGYWQVSGNTFDNVTWSAPGTDTNPAGPNPVSNTTVSIPYSYTLDGTSCVPAVVKATAGADTGLKTSTGTCATTTSSPSPTTSSSPTPSTPSSPTPTTSQPTGTNLSLASGAGADGSSKASGTSYGNVKDGSLSTYWSPSGTTGDISIKWGSATTVSRINIREITSGVIGAYQVLNGATGTVLKSGTGAGVITFTATSTTKITFKITSASGTPQVAEFETYAS; this is encoded by the coding sequence ATGAGGAAAACCCGATTCATCGCCGTCGCGGGCACCGCGGTAGCCGCGGGCGCCATCGCCATCGCCCTGCCACTCCCCCAGGCGTCCGCCGCGGTCGCCGGCTCGGCCAGCGGCTTCGCCACCCAGAACGGCGGCACCACCGGCGGCGCCGGCGGGACGACCGTCCGGGCGACCACCGGCACCCAGATCCACCAGGCCCTGTGCGGCCGGGCCAGTGCCAGCACGCCGATCATCATCGAGGTCACCGGCACGATCAACCACGGCAACACGACGAAGGTCTCCGGCGACAGCTGCAACACCGCCGCCGACAAGATCGAGCTGAAGGACATCTCGAACGTCACGATCGTCGGCGTCGGCGGCGCCGTCTTCGACCAGCTGGGCATCCACCTCCGGAACGCCAGCAACATCATCATCCAGAACGTGACGGTCCAGAACGTGAAGAAGTCCGGCTCCCCGACGTCGAACGGCGGCGACGCGATCGGCATGGAGACCGACGTGCACAACGTCTGGGTCGACCACGCCACGCTGATCGCCTCGGGCGGCGAGGACGCCGGTTACGACGGCCTGTTCGACATGAAGGACAACACGAATTACGTCACGTTGTCCTACAGCATCCTGCGGAACTCCGGCCGCGGCGGGCTGGTCGGCTCGAGCGACAGCGACCTCGCCAACGGGCCGATCACGTTCCACCACAACTGGTACGAGAACATCGACTCCCGCACGCCGCTGCTGCGTGGCGCGACCGCGCACATCTACAACAACTACTACCACAGCCTCAACGAGTCCGGGATCAACCCGCGGGCCGGCGGCAAGGCGAAGGTCGACAACAACTACTTCCAGGACTCGAAGGACGTGCTCGGCACGTTCTACACCGACCTGCCCGGTTACTGGCAGGTCAGCGGGAACACGTTCGACAACGTGACCTGGTCGGCGCCGGGCACGGACACCAACCCGGCCGGCCCGAACCCGGTCTCCAACACGACCGTGAGCATCCCGTACTCGTACACCCTGGACGGCACCTCCTGCGTGCCGGCCGTGGTCAAGGCGACCGCCGGCGCGGACACCGGCCTGAAGACGTCGACCGGGACGTGCGCGACCACCACGAGCAGCCCGAGCCCGACGACGTCGAGCAGCCCGACGCCCAGCACGCCGAGCAGCCCGACCCCGACCACGTCGCAGCCGACCGGCACCAACCTGAGCCTGGCCTCCGGCGCGGGAGCGGACGGCTCCAGCAAGGCGAGCGGCACGAGCTACGGCAACGTCAAGGACGGCAGCCTGAGCACGTACTGGTCACCGAGCGGCACCACCGGCGACATCTCGATCAAGTGGGGCTCGGCCACCACGGTCTCCCGCATCAACATCCGCGAGATCACCTCCGGCGTGATCGGCGCCTACCAGGTCCTCAACGGCGCCACCGGCACCGTCCTGAAGTCCGGCACCGGCGCCGGCGTGATCACCTTCACCGCAACATCAACAACAAAGATCACCTTCAAAATCACCAGCGCTTCCGGTACGCCGCAGGTCGCCGAGTTCGAGACCTACGCCTCCTGA